TAGAATATCCAAGGCGGCGGCCGAGAAGTTCGCAAAGTTGGCCAAGGGAAAAGCCGGATGGCCCGTTGACATGTTCCTTGACCCTCCAGCAAACTCTCTCCTCGTGGTTCCCAAGAGCATATATGACCTCATGAACAGCACAACCTTCAATGCCCAGGCTCCTCAGGCTCCTACTTTACTCCAGAGAATCCACAAGGCTCTCAACATAACGACCATAGTTTATACCAACCAGAGTGCGGAGGAGCTCAAAAAGCTGGCCGATGGGAAGCCCATAGTCCTCGTTGATGTTGGCGAAAACTTGGTTAATTCACTCAAATCAATGAACGTGAGCGTTCGCTACGTTCCCAAGCAGAGTGGCGTTAGCGATACCCAGCTTATCAAGAGCGTCCTCGGTCTCTACGGTCCCTACTCCCTTGGTGAGGGGCTCGCCAATGGAGAGCCTCAGACAGACGTTCAGATAAGCGGTCAGGCCCCGGATAGACTTACTGCGGAGCAGGAGGCCAAGACTGTCTACACTGTCCTCAAGAGTGGTTCCCTTCCGGTTAAGCTCAAGGTTATAGGAATGCAGTTCATATCACCAAAACTGGGTCAGGACTTCAAAAAGCAGGCACTATACGCTGGAATAGCGGCGTTGATAGCAGTTTTGGCAATCGTATACTTCCACTACAGGAGGTGGAAGATAGCCATACCCGTGGCGAGTACGAGTCTCTTTGAAGTGATTATAATCCTTGGAATAGCAGCTTTGATAAAGTGGAACCTTGACTTGCCGAGTATCGCGGGTATTATAGCGGCAATAGGTACCGGTGTTGACCAGCAGATAGTTATAACTGATGAGCTTCTTGGGGGAGAAAAAGTTGCAAGGATCACAAGGCGCTCTAGTACTTTAAAAAGAATCGGACGTGCATTCTTCATAATATTCGCCTCAGCGTCAACTACAATAGCGGCAATGAGCTTTCTCTTAGTCTACTTCGTGGGAACATTAAAGGGATTTGCAGTGACAACAATAATTGGAGTTCTCATCGGAATCTTTGTAACAAGGCCTGCCTACGCTGAAATTGCAAAGTATCTCGTTGGTGAGGAGTGATGTATGTCATTATAATGGGGGCAGGGAGAGTCGGATATCTAGTTGCAAAAATGCTCGAGGCCGAAGGGCATGATATTACAATAATTGAAATGGACAGGGAACGTGCCAAAGAACTCTCAATGCATGTAAACGGGTTGGTTATTGAAGGAGATGCAACCGATCCAAAAACTCTGGAGGAGGCTAATATAAAGCAAGCAGATGCTTTTGCGGCATTAACCGGCAAAGATGATGCGAACCTGTTGGCGTGTATATTAGCCAAGAACCTTAATCCTAGTGTCAAGACTTCACTAAGAATAAGCAATCCTAAGAACCGGAGGATCTTTGAGGAAGTCAAGGATCTAAAAAAATACTTCGACTTCGTAATTTCACCGGAGGAGATAGCGGCGGAATACATAAGCAGAAACATCGTTACGCCGGGCTTTGATAGAGTTCTCTTCCCAAAGGAAGGAGCTGAGATCGTGAGATTCAACATAGACAAAAACAGCAAAATTGCAGGAAAACTCGTAAAGGAACTTAAGCTACCAAAAGATGCTTTAATTATAGCGGTTTACGATGAAAAAGGTAATTTAATAATCCCCTCTGGAGATACGAAGTTGCCCGAAAGAGGCCAAGTGATAGTTTTTGCCAAGAACTCCGTTCTCAAAGAAGTGAAGGAACTTTTGGAAGGAAAATCCGAGTCCTAAGATTAGACTACTACCTTTAATCTTTTTCCCATCTTGTTCTTTGAAGACCATAAACTATTTAAACTGATTAGGGAAGCCAAAGTTGGCGAAAAGTTCAGCTGTTTTCATGGTCATCGGAGGGACGGCTCATGGAGGACGTCATTAAACGGATTGTTGATGCAGAAAAGGAAGCAGAGAGACGTATTGAAAAAGCCAAGGAAGAAGCTAAGTCCATAGTCCTAAAGGCTAGGGAAGAAGCCAAGGCTATTGAAGATGAGATAATTTCTAAGGCCCAGGTTGAAGCTGAATCCCTTATCCAAAAAGCCCGTGAGGAAGGTGAAGCTGAGGCCAAGAGAATCATCGAAGAAGGTGAAAAGGAAATACAAGCTCTTAGATTAAAAGCTGAAGCTAACTTTGAAAATGCAATAGTTCAGGCAATAGAGCTCGTGAGAGGGGGCTGAAATGTTCAGGCCCGAAGAAATGGTAAAAATTGACGTAATAACCCTTAATCGCTATAAGGATGCGCTATTGACTTATCTCCATGAAGCAGGTCTCGTTGAAATTCGCGAGCTTGACGTTAAAATAGCTCAAAGGGATACTCCCAATGAGTATCACCGAAAAGCCGCCTCATACAGTATAACAATCTCCCGTCTTGCAGACTTTCTTAGGGCCTATAGAAAAACAAGGGGAGGGGGAATAAAGGAATTTTTCTTCCCCAAAGAAAAGCCGAAAAAAACGTATCGATATGAGGGCATTGAGAAACTCATCAAAGATACAGAGGAATTTTTAGCTAAAGCTGAGCCTGAGATAAAGGCCGTTGAGGGCAGGATAAGCTCTCTCCAATCGGAAATAGAGAGGATAAAGGAGTCAATATCTATCCTTAAGCTACTTTCAGTCTTTAAACTTCCTGTGAAGTACCTCCGACATAGCGGGATAGTTGAAGTTTCTGTTGGTTCTGTTGAGAAAGTTAAGTTCTCTGCTCTTGTTGAAGATCTCAAAATGGCTACAGAAGGCAGGATAGCTCTCGCAAGCAGGGACGCTGGAGACAAAGTCTTGTTGGTAATAGCAACCTTGTCTAGAGATCACGATAAAGTTAATTCAGTGCTTGCGAAGCACTCATTTGAAAAGATTGAAGTCCCTGACGGAGATGGTACACCAGAAGAGCTTGTGACTGATTACCAGAGAAAGCTTGACGCAAAGCTCAGAGAGCTTGAAAATGCTAAAAAAGAAGCTGAAAAACTTGCAGAAAAGTATTACGAAGACGTGGTATTCTATCAGGAACTAATGGAAAACGAACGTGATAAGGCTTCGGTTCTTCCAATGCTTGCCAGAACTAACATGACGTTTGCATTAACCGGCTGGCTTCCGCGCGTTGACGTTCCTAAGATTCTTGAGGGAATAAAGAAAGTTACCAAAGGTAAGGCCTACATAAACATTAGAGAGCCTACAAAGGATGAAATTGAGGAGATTCCGATAAAGCTCAAGAATCCAAGATGGGCAAGACCCTTCGAGATGCTCACAGAGATGTACGGCGTTCCTAGATATGATGAGATTGACCCGACGCCGATAATAGCCTTCACGTACTCGTTCTTCTTTGGCTTCATGCTCACGGATTTCATGTACGGCCTCATAGTGGGAATAGTTGCCGCACTGCTCGTCAAGGGCCACAAGAAGTTCAATGATGGAACATACAAGTTCGCCTACACGTTGCTCGTCAGTTCGTTCTTCACGATGCTCATGGGAATCCTCTTCGGCAGTTACTTCGGCAACGCCGGTGACATAGTTCTCCAGTACATCACGGGTAATCCAAACGCCCACTTCCCCCGCATAGCTGACACGTTGAAGGATCCAATGTTTGTCCTTATGCTTGCTCTCGCCATAGGCCTCGCCCATCTCTTCACGGGCTACACCATAGGCTTCATTGTAAAGTGGAAGAACGGGGACAGGAAGGGTGCAGTGTTTGAACAGCTTCCCTGGATGCTCATCATCATAAGCATAGTGCTATTTGCCACAAAGAACGCATCCCTTATGCTCCCAGCCAAGGCCCTCTTTGGAGTGGGTATAGTGCTCTTTGCCATCGGGGAAATCATGGCCAACGGCGGACTGGCGGCGCTGATGATAATCTCGGACTTCTTCGGCTTCGTTGGAACCTGGCTCAGCTACGCCCGTCTGATGGCGCTGGCTCTGGCAACGAGTGGAATAGCGATGGTCGTTAACGTCCTTGCCGCAATGGTCTGGGGAATCAAGATAAGCATTGTTCCTCTGGGGATAGCAATTGGAATCATAATCTTCATAGGCGGTCAGCTGTTTTCGACCGCCATAAACGCCCTTGGAGCATTCGTTCACTCACTCCGTCTCCAGTATGTTGAGTTCTTTGGAACGTTTTACTCGGGCGATGGAAAGCCCTTTACGCCCTTCAAGTCCAAGAGGGAGGTTTCAAAACTTGAGTTGAAAGCTGATGGAGGTGCATGAAAGATGGATCCGATAGTTTATGTCGCCCTTGGCGCGGCGCTCGCAAGCGGAATAGCGGGTGCCGCTTCGGCCTTTGGTGTTGGTATAGCGGGTGCTGCAGCAGCTGGAGTTGTTGCAGAGGACGAGAAGAACTTCAAGAACGCGCTGATACTCGAAGGTCTGCCCATGACCCAGAGTATCTACGGTTTGATTACCCTGTTCCTTATACTCCTCAGCGCGGGAATCATCGGTGGTGGTTTCAAGTTTGCCCAAGCCACCACAGATAACATCGTCAAGAGCGCAATACTCTTCGGTGCCGGACTTACCGTCGGCCTTACCGGTCTCTCAGCTATACCGCAGGGTATCATCGCCAGCGCTGGTATCGGTGCCGTCGCAAAGAACCCGAAGACTTTCACACAGGGTATTATCTTCGCGGCTATGGCCGAGACAATGGCAATCTTCGGTCTTGTCGGTGCACTAATCATGATTGCCACAGGCGTCGGTCTCTGAACCCTCTCCTTTTTACGGTCTAAGGAGGATTGAAAATGGAAGGGGCTGAACTGATAATCCAGGAAATAAACAGGGAGGCAGAACAGAAAATACAATATATCCTTAGTGAAGCCCAAAAGGAAGCTGAAAAACTCAAAGAAGAAGCGAGAAAGAGAGCTGAATCAAGGGCTGAATGGATTCTAAGAAAAGCAAAAACTCAGGCAGAAATAGAAAAGCAGAGAATAATAGCCAATGCAAAACTCGAGGTTAGAAAGAAAAAGCTTGCCGTCCAGGAAGAGCTAATAAAACAGGTTATAGAATCGCTCAAAGAGAGACTCGCCACTCTTCCCGATGAAGAGTATTTCCCAATGATTGTTGAGCTAACTGCCAAGGCCGTTGAAGAGCTTGGTATTGATAAGATCGTTGTCAGGTCAAACGAGAGGACCCTCAAGCTCGTCGTTGAAAGACTCTCAGAGTTCAGAGAGAAGCTCAAAGATGCCCTCGGAAAGGACGTTGAAGTTACAATCGGCGAGCCAATCCAAACAATCGGTGGTGTCCTTGTTGAGAGCCCTGACGGAACCGTGAGAGTTGACAACACCTTTGAGGCCAGGATAGAACGTTTCGAGAGCGATCTCAGAGCAACTATAGCTAAAGCCCTCTTTGGGTGATTGATATGGAAGCAGTAACTGGAATCCTTGACACAACACTTGCTGTAATATTTACTTGGATTACATATAAGACCGGAAGGTATATCTACAAGTATACCCCTTACTCCTACCCCAATGCAAGGATCAAAGCCATGGAAGCCAAGCTCCTCAGCGAGCAGAAGTTCAACGAACTGGCCGAGAGCAGGACGCTTCAAAACTTCGTCGTTAACCTCGAGGACACCGACTATAAGGACTATCTTGCTGACGTTTCGAGTTACACCGTTGAGGAAGTTGAGAAGGCCCTCGAAAGGGCCCTCGCTGGAACATACGAGCTGATGTTCAAGATTCTTCCCAAGCGCTCTAGAGAATTCTTCAAACTCCTTCTTGAAGAGTGGGATGTCAGGAACATATCCAATGTCGTCAAGGCTAAGCTCTCCAACGAGCCTGCCAGTGACTATGTTGTTGAACTGGGAACCATGATTTCTAAGGTCAAAGCAATGGTTGAGGCTAAAACTATGGAGGAAATCTTGGTAATACTAGAGGGAACTCCCTACGAAGAGATTTACCAGAAGCTCTTGCTTGGTGAGCTCGATGTTACTCGATTTGAAACCGAGCTCTATAGAATATACTACAGGAAACTCCTAGACTATGCCCTTTCTAAGAGAGATGAAGAGAGGATTATCCTCGAGGAATTTGTGAGGCTCCAAATAGATAAAACTAACATTGTTACTGCTCTTCGCGCAAAGAAAGCAGGTCTCTCGGCTGAGGAGATAAAGCCAATGCTTATTCCGGGAGGAACAATTAAACTCGATCCAATACTTCACGTCGATTCCCTTGATATGGCACTTGCTGAGCTTGATTCCACGAAATATGGCAAAGTAATCAGGGATGTCAGAGAGGACATTGAAAACGATCTTAGTGTTCTCGAGAGAGCCTTGAACGAGTACATACTTGATAAAATTTCAGAACTCGAACGCTTTTATCCCTTGAGTATTGCAACACCTCTAAGCTACATTCTGAAGAAGGAAAGAGAGGTTAGAAAACTCAGAGCTATAGCAAAACTAATAGAGAATGGAGTTGAGCCAGAGCGCATAAAGGAGCTTGTAGGTGAGGTAGCATGAAGATAGCAGTCCTTGGTGACAGGGATACAGCTCTGGGTTTCCGGCTTGCCGGAGTTCATGAAGTTTATTCCTTCGAAGACACACCCGTTGAAATGGAACGGTTGAAGAACAAGCTAAACGAGCTAATAGAGAGAGGAGACATTGGGATTATCCTCATAACGGAGAGGTTTGCCCAGAGAATTGAGTTACCCGATGTTACGATTCCAATCATCCTTCAGGTGCCGGATAAGTCCGGCTCTAAATTCGGTGAAGAAGCCCTCCGCCAAATAGTTAGGAGGGCAATAGGTGTTGAGCTCAAGAGGTGAAGGAAAATGGGAAGGATAATTCGTGTTACGGGACCCCTTGTCGTAGCGGACGGCATGGAAGGAAGCAAGATGTATGAAGTTGTTCGCGTCGGTGAGATGGGTCTCATCGGAGAAATAATTCGCCTTGAAGGTGATAAGGCAGTTATACAGGTTTATGAAGAAACTGCTGGAGTTAGGCCAGGTGAGCCCGTTGAGGGAACGGGAGCTTCCCTTACAGTAGAACTTGGTCCTGGATTACTAACTTCGATATATGATGGAATTCAGAGGCCTCTTGAAAAGCTCCGCGAGCTGAGTGGTGACTTCATAGCCAGAGGTCTTACGGCTCCGGCTCTGCCAAGGGATAAGAAGTGGCATTTTACCCCAAAGGTTAAGGTCGGCGACAAAGTCACGGGTGGAGACGTCCTCGGTACAGTCCCGGAGACGAGCATCATAGAGCACAAGATACTCGTTCCCCCGTGGGTCGAGGGAGAGATAGTTGAGATAGCTGAGGAAGGCGACTACACCGTTGAGGAAGTCATAGCGAAAGTTAAGAAACCCGACGGGAGTATCGAGGAGCTTAAGATGTACCACAAGTGGCCAGTTCGTGTCAAGAGACCATATAAGACCAAGATACCTCCTGAAGTTCCGCTTATCACAGGACAGAGGACTATTGATACCTTCTTCTCCATAGCCAAGGGTGGAACTGCCGCCATTCCGGGTCCCTTCGGTTCAGGAAAGACCGTCACCCAGCACCAGTTGGCTAAGTGGAGTGACGCCCAGGTGGTTGTTTACATCGGTTGCGGTGAGCGCGGTAACGAGATGACCGATGTCCTTGAGGAGTTTCCCAAACTGAAGGACCCGAAAACAGGAAAGCCCCTCATGGAGAGAACGGTTCTCATAGCCAACACCTCCAACATGCCGGTCGCTGCGCGTGAGGCGTCCATCTATACGGGAATCACGATAGCCGAGTACTTCAGGGACCAGGGCTACGATGTCGCTTTGATGGCCGATTCAACGAGTAGATGGGCGGAAGCGCTCCGTGAAATTTCGGGAAGGCTTGAGGAAATGCCCGGTGAGGAGGGTTATCCGGCCTACCTCGCGAGCAAGATAGCGGAGTTCTACGAGAGGGCCGGTCGCGTTGTTACTCTCGGAAGCGAGCCGAGGATTGGTAGCGTCTCCGTCATTGGAGCAGTTTCACCGCCCGGTGGTGACCTCAGCGAGCCGGTCGTTCAGAACACTCTGAGAGTCGTCAAGGTCTTCTGGGCCCTCGATGCCGACTTAGCCAGGAGGAGGCACTTCCCGGCAATCAACTGGCTGAGGAGCTACTCGCTCTACATAGACGCAATCCAGGACTGGTGGCACAAGAACGTTGACCCGGAGTGGAGGAAGATGCGCGATACAGCGATGGCCCTACTCCAGAAGGAGGCCGAACTTCAGGAGATAGTCAGAATCGTCGGTCCTGACGCTTTGCCGGATAGAGAGAAAGCAATACTCATCGTCACGAGGATGCTCCGTGAGGACTACCTCCAGCAGGATGCCTTCGACGAGGTTGACACCTACTGTCCGCCCAAGAAGCAGGTTACAATGATGCGCGTAATCCTCAACTTCTACGAGAAGACTATGGAGGCGGTTGACAAGGGCGTCCCTGTTGACGAGATTGCTAAGCTTCCCGTCAGGGAGAAGATTGGCCGTATGAAGTTCGAGCCAGATGTTGAGAAGATTAGAGCTCTCATAGATGAAACCAACGCCCAGTTTGAGGAGCTCTTCAAGAAGTACGGAGCGTGATGCTCATGCCGGGAATGGAGTACTCCACAGTTAGCAAGATTTACGGACCGCTCATGATTGTCGAGGGCGTCAAGGGAGTGGCCTACGGTGAGGTCGTTGAGATAGAGACCGAGAGCGGGGAGAAGAGGAAGGGACAGGTTCTCGAGGCCAGGGAGAACCTCGCAATAGTCCAGGTCTTCGAGGGAACCCGCGATTTGGACGTTAAAACCACCCGCGTCCGCTTTACCGGAGAGACCCTCAAGGTTCCCGTTTCAATGGACATGCTGGGCAGGATATTCAACGGTATCGGCAAGCCCATCGACGGCGGACCGGAAATCATCCCCGAGGACAGGAGAGACGTTCACGGTGCGCCACTCAATCCGGTGGCAAGAGCCTACCCGAGGGACTTCATCCAGACAGGTATTTCGGCAATAGACGGTATGAACACCCTCGTCAGGGGCCAGAAGCTTCCGATATTCAGCGGTTCAGGTTTACCACACAACATGCTTGCCGCACAGATAGCGAGACAGGCTAAGGTCCTCGGTGAGGAGGAGCAGTTCGCCGTAGTTTTCGCGGCGATGGGTATCACATATGAAGAGGCCAACTTCTTCAAGAAGAGCTTTGAAGAGACCGGAGCAATAGAGAGGGCCGTGCTCTTCCTTAACCTAGCGGACGACCCTGCCATTGAGCGTATCATTACCCCCCGTATGGCCCTCACCGTGGCTGAGTACCTTGCCTTCGACTACGACATGCAGGTTCTGGTTATACTCACCGACATGACCAACTACGCCGAAGCTTTGCGTGAGATTTCAGCCGCTAGAGAAGAGGTTCCTGGAAGGCGCGGTTATCCGGGTTACATGTACACCGACTTGGCTACAATCTACGAAAGAGCGGGTCGCGTAAGGGGCAAGAAGGGAAGTATAACCCAGATGCCAATCCTGACGATGCCTGACGATGATATAACCCACCCGATTCCGGATTTGACCGGTTACATCACCGAGGGTCAGATAGTTCTCAGCAGGGAACTCCACAGGAAGGGTATCTACCCGCCGATTGACGTTCTCCCAAGCCTGAGCCGTCTGATGAAGGACGGTATCGGTAAGGGTAGGACCAGGGAAGACCACCCACAGCTCGCCCAGCAGTTGTATGCAGCCTACGCTGAAGGCAGATCTCTAAGGGATCTTGTAGCGGTTGTGGGTGAAGAAGCCCTGAGTGAGACCGATAAGAAGTACCTTAAGTTCGCGGACAGATTCGAGAGGGAATTCGTTGCCCAGCGCTACGATGAGGACAGGAGCATCTTTGAGACTCTCGACCTTGGATGGGAGCTTCTAGCGGAACTTCCGGAGAGCGAGCTCAAGCGTGTCAGGAAGGAGTACATCCTCAAATACCACCCGAAGTACAGGAAGAGGGGCAAGTGAGCCCCTATAAAATTTTTAGGTGGTCGAGATGGCAGAACTGCTCAACGTGAAGCCAACGCGAATGGAGCTCCTCAACCTCAAGAGGAGAATTCAGCTGGCCAAGAAGGGTCACAAGCTCCTCAAGGACAAGCAAGATGCACTTATTATGGAATTTTTCACGATTTACGATGAAGCTCTTACCCTTAGAAAAGAGCTAAATCTCAAGATGGAGGAGGCATTCGAAGCCCTCCAGATGGCGGAGATTGACGTTGGAACACTTCGCCTTAAGGAGATAAGCCTCTCGGTGAAGCCGAACAGGGAAGTGGAGATTAAGAAGAGAAACATCATGGGCGTTCCGGTTCCCCTTATCGAGGCTGAGTCTTTCAAGAGAAACGTTGGGGAGAGGGGTTACGCCTTTGTTTCGAGCTCCGCCAAGGTCGACCTCGTCGCAGAGAAGTTCGAGGAGGTCCTTGATTTGGCCGTTCGCCTCGCTGAGGTGGAGGAGACCCTAAAGAGGCTCGCGAAGGAGATAGAAGTAACCAAGAGGCGCGTCAACGCGCTGGAATACATTATCATACCAAGGATGGAAGCCACCGTCAAGTTCATCAAGCAACGCTTAGATGAGATGGAGCGCGAGAACTTCTTCAGGCTGAAGAGGGTTAAGGCCTTAATCGAGGCTAGAAGCGGGTCCTGAGCCCTTTACGTTCCCCTTTTTCTAAGGAGCGTTTGTGTAGGTGTTTGTGTAGGCAAATCGCTTAAATATGCTCTTCTCGTAATTAAGTTGGGGGTGAGCTATGGGAGAGTACTTTATCGAGCCCGGTTTGGACCCCAGAAAGGACCACGTTCTTTACAGGGATGATGAACACCTCGTGGTTTACCTTGGCACCCAGGAGGGTGGAGAGGACGTTGACGTTAACAGCTACCTCATAGTCAGCAGGGGCAAGGGAATTCTCATAGATCCCGGAGGATACAAGATTTTCTCCAAGGTGCTGGCAAACGCCTCCAAGTACATTGACCCGAGGGACATAGAGTACATCTACATCTGCCACCAGGACCCGGATGTTGCCGGTAGTTTGCCCCTTTGGAGAGAAGTTAGCAACGCAAAAATCATAGTTCACTGGCTCTGGACGAGGTTTCTGCCCCACTTTGGTTTTGAAGACATCAGAGCAGTTGCTCACGAGTTGTCGGACGAAGGCGAGACGATGGTCTTTGGTGCAACGACCCTTGAGTTCATACCCGCCCACTTCCTTCACAGTCCCGGACACTTTACGATATACGACCACAGGAGCAAGTTTCTCTTTACAGGGGACATAGGCATAGCCCTCCTTGAAGAGCCTTACATCGTTGTTGAGAACATGGAGAGGCACATACAGGCCATGAGACCGGTTCACGAGAGGCTAATGCCGACGAGCAGGGCCATAAAGGTCTGGCTTGACAAAGTGAAGTTCCTCGACGTTGAAGCCATACTGCCCCAGCACGGGGCGATTATCCCTAAAAAGTTTATACCCCGCTTCTATGACTTCCTCGAAAACCTGAAGTGCGGCGTTGACCTGCTCCGATGAGGTGATAGCATGAACGTCAGGAGCATCGAGAAGGCATCAAATGCATTGGCTCAGTCAGTCCGTATAAAAACTTCAAGTAAGGAGTCCAGCAAGATTATAGACGAATTAGCCGAGCAAATTAGTGGACAGTTCCTTGAGAACAACATAATGATTATTGAAAACATAGAAAAGCTTTCTCAAGTCATGAGAGAACTTGAAAGGTTTCAGGAGGAGTTCCTACCCTTCTTTAAGCGTTTTGAGGTCTTCGCTCAAGAATTTAACACACTCGTTGAAAACCTTGAGTATGTTTCAAGGATAAGCGACTCGATAGCCAGCGTGGCGAAGCAGACCAACCTGGTTGCCCTTAATGCATCTATAGAAGCGGCCCGCGCTGGCGAAGCCGGAAGGGGTTTTGCAGTCGTTGCCGATGAGATTAGGAAGATGGCTGTCCAGACCATGAATCTCGCCAAGGAAATCAAAGACTTCAACACGAGGGTGATGGGCCAGCTTGAGACCCTTAGAGACGCTCTGGCAGTTATGGACAGAATCAAGGAGGGAACTGAGATACTCGGGAGAGACATAGAGGCCATGGTCGAGATTAGCTCGGTTTTAGATGAGATTTCGCGCGAGCAGGAGGAGATTGTAAACGATATAAAGAGGCTCAAGGGGATAGCCCTGGCATTGAGGAAGTTTGCGGACATGCAGGATAAATACAATAAGGAGCTCGCCTCACTCCTTAGAATGATGGTCAGCGAATACGCGAAGGAGCAAAGGGAAAAGTAGTGGGGTGCTTGTTATGACGGAGAGGCTTTACTACTCTGATCCATACCTTAAAGAAACGACCGCTACGGTTGTTGAGGTTAAAAACCTCGGGAACGGCCTCGTTGAGGTTCTCCTAGATAGGACGATATTCTATCCTGAAGGCGGTGGCCAGCCCTCCGACAGGGGACTTATCGAGGGTGAAGGGTTCACGATTGAGGTCACCAAGGTTAAAGAGCGCGATGAAATCTGGCATGAGGGGGTAATCGAGGGGAGGGTTCCAGAAAAGGGCGAGGAAGTTAGGCTTAAGCTCGACTGGGACTGGAGATACGAGAACATGAAGAACCATACGGGACAGCACATCCTCTCGGCGGTTCTCAAGAAGCTTTACGACCTCGACACGACAGGTTTCCAGATTTTTGAGCACTACAACAAGATTGAGGTTAACGGCGACCTCGACTGGGAGGCCATTACAAGGGCTGAAATCGAGGCCAATAGAATAGTCTCCGAGGGACTTCCCGTAACCGTTGAGGAGTTCAAGTACCTTCCCGACGACATCGTTAAGACGCTGAGAAAGCACGTGAGCAAGGTAACCGACAGGGTCAGGATAGTGAGCATCGGCAACGTTGACAGAACCCCCTGCGGGGGAACCCACGTTAAGAACACCTCCGAGATAGGTCTCATCAAGGTTCTCCGCTTCTACAAGAAGTCCAAGAACCTCTGGAGGATAGAGTTCGTCGCCGGTAACAGGGCCCTGAGGACGCTCAACGAGCTCCTCGAAGACTACTGGAATTCCCTTGAGGAGATGCCCAACAAGAACAGGCCCCTCATTGACAGGGTCAGGGAGCTGAAGGGGGAGATTGACTCCCTCGAGGAGAAGATTGACGAGCTGAGGCACGAGCTCTGGCGCTGGAAGGGGCTGGCCCTCATAGACAAGGCAGAGGAGATAGGTGACTACAACGTGGTTGCCCTCGTCGAGA
This region of Thermococcus sp. genomic DNA includes:
- a CDS encoding preprotein translocase subunit SecD — its product is MNRKLKKLLFNWRILLLILFLVGSIATLATRPLTFGIDIAGGVAIIAQTEHPVDSKTMELVVDSLQKRLNTFGLRDIQVQGQGNDIVVVKVANVTSAEEANALKKVIESQGVFYMEFDGVIFGTGKDIVYVGPPQIKPDGSWSVPFRISKAAAEKFAKLAKGKAGWPVDMFLDPPANSLLVVPKSIYDLMNSTTFNAQAPQAPTLLQRIHKALNITTIVYTNQSAEELKKLADGKPIVLVDVGENLVNSLKSMNVSVRYVPKQSGVSDTQLIKSVLGLYGPYSLGEGLANGEPQTDVQISGQAPDRLTAEQEAKTVYTVLKSGSLPVKLKVIGMQFISPKLGQDFKKQALYAGIAALIAVLAIVYFHYRRWKIAIPVASTSLFEVIIILGIAALIKWNLDLPSIAGIIAAIGTGVDQQIVITDELLGGEKVARITRRSSTLKRIGRAFFIIFASASTTIAAMSFLLVYFVGTLKGFAVTTIIGVLIGIFVTRPAYAEIAKYLVGEE
- a CDS encoding TrkA family potassium uptake protein produces the protein MYVIIMGAGRVGYLVAKMLEAEGHDITIIEMDRERAKELSMHVNGLVIEGDATDPKTLEEANIKQADAFAALTGKDDANLLACILAKNLNPSVKTSLRISNPKNRRIFEEVKDLKKYFDFVISPEEIAAEYISRNIVTPGFDRVLFPKEGAEIVRFNIDKNSKIAGKLVKELKLPKDALIIAVYDEKGNLIIPSGDTKLPERGQVIVFAKNSVLKEVKELLEGKSES
- a CDS encoding V-type ATP synthase subunit H — translated: MEDVIKRIVDAEKEAERRIEKAKEEAKSIVLKAREEAKAIEDEIISKAQVEAESLIQKAREEGEAEAKRIIEEGEKEIQALRLKAEANFENAIVQAIELVRGG
- a CDS encoding V-type ATP synthase subunit I, which encodes MFRPEEMVKIDVITLNRYKDALLTYLHEAGLVEIRELDVKIAQRDTPNEYHRKAASYSITISRLADFLRAYRKTRGGGIKEFFFPKEKPKKTYRYEGIEKLIKDTEEFLAKAEPEIKAVEGRISSLQSEIERIKESISILKLLSVFKLPVKYLRHSGIVEVSVGSVEKVKFSALVEDLKMATEGRIALASRDAGDKVLLVIATLSRDHDKVNSVLAKHSFEKIEVPDGDGTPEELVTDYQRKLDAKLRELENAKKEAEKLAEKYYEDVVFYQELMENERDKASVLPMLARTNMTFALTGWLPRVDVPKILEGIKKVTKGKAYINIREPTKDEIEEIPIKLKNPRWARPFEMLTEMYGVPRYDEIDPTPIIAFTYSFFFGFMLTDFMYGLIVGIVAALLVKGHKKFNDGTYKFAYTLLVSSFFTMLMGILFGSYFGNAGDIVLQYITGNPNAHFPRIADTLKDPMFVLMLALAIGLAHLFTGYTIGFIVKWKNGDRKGAVFEQLPWMLIIISIVLFATKNASLMLPAKALFGVGIVLFAIGEIMANGGLAALMIISDFFGFVGTWLSYARLMALALATSGIAMVVNVLAAMVWGIKISIVPLGIAIGIIIFIGGQLFSTAINALGAFVHSLRLQYVEFFGTFYSGDGKPFTPFKSKREVSKLELKADGGA
- a CDS encoding ATP synthase subunit K (produces ATP from ADP in the presence of a proton gradient across the membrane; the K subunit is a nonenzymatic component which binds the dimeric form by interacting with the G and E subunits); protein product: MDPIVYVALGAALASGIAGAASAFGVGIAGAAAAGVVAEDEKNFKNALILEGLPMTQSIYGLITLFLILLSAGIIGGGFKFAQATTDNIVKSAILFGAGLTVGLTGLSAIPQGIIASAGIGAVAKNPKTFTQGIIFAAMAETMAIFGLVGALIMIATGVGL
- a CDS encoding V-type ATP synthase subunit E, translating into MEGAELIIQEINREAEQKIQYILSEAQKEAEKLKEEARKRAESRAEWILRKAKTQAEIEKQRIIANAKLEVRKKKLAVQEELIKQVIESLKERLATLPDEEYFPMIVELTAKAVEELGIDKIVVRSNERTLKLVVERLSEFREKLKDALGKDVEVTIGEPIQTIGGVLVESPDGTVRVDNTFEARIERFESDLRATIAKALFG
- a CDS encoding V-type ATP synthase subunit C, which encodes MDMEAVTGILDTTLAVIFTWITYKTGRYIYKYTPYSYPNARIKAMEAKLLSEQKFNELAESRTLQNFVVNLEDTDYKDYLADVSSYTVEEVEKALERALAGTYELMFKILPKRSREFFKLLLEEWDVRNISNVVKAKLSNEPASDYVVELGTMISKVKAMVEAKTMEEILVILEGTPYEEIYQKLLLGELDVTRFETELYRIYYRKLLDYALSKRDEERIILEEFVRLQIDKTNIVTALRAKKAGLSAEEIKPMLIPGGTIKLDPILHVDSLDMALAELDSTKYGKVIRDVREDIENDLSVLERALNEYILDKISELERFYPLSIATPLSYILKKEREVRKLRAIAKLIENGVEPERIKELVGEVA
- a CDS encoding V-type ATP synthase subunit F — protein: MKIAVLGDRDTALGFRLAGVHEVYSFEDTPVEMERLKNKLNELIERGDIGIILITERFAQRIELPDVTIPIILQVPDKSGSKFGEEALRQIVRRAIGVELKR